The proteins below come from a single Orcinus orca chromosome 6, mOrcOrc1.1, whole genome shotgun sequence genomic window:
- the LHX2 gene encoding LIM/homeobox protein Lhx2, translating to MLFHSLSGPEVHGVIDEMDRRAKSEAPAISSAIDRGDTETTMPSISSDRAALCAGCGGKISDRYYLLAVDKQWHMRCLKCCECKLNLESELTCFSKDGSIYCKEDYYRRFSVQRCARCHLGISASEMVMRARDLVYHLNCFTCTTCNKMLTTGDHFGMKDSLVYCRLHFEALLQGEYTAHFNHADVAAAAAAAAAAKSAGLGAAGANPLGLPYYNGVGTVQKGRPRKRKSPGPGADLAAYNAALSCNENDAEHLDRDQPYPSSQKTKRMRTSFKHHQLRTMKSYFAINHNPDAKDLKQLAQKTGLTKRVLQVWFQNARAKFRRNLLRQENTGVDKSTEAALQTGTPSGPASELSNASLSPSSTPTTLTDLTSPTLPTVTSVLTSVPGNLEGHEPHSPSQTTLTNLF from the exons ATGCTGTTCCACAGTCTGTCGGGCCCCGAGGTGCACGGGGTCATCGACGAGATGGACCGCAGGGCCAAGAGCGAGGCTCCCGCCATCAGCTCCGCCATCGACCGCGGCGACACGGAGACG ACCATGCCGTCCATCAGCAGTGACCGCGCTGCGCTCTGCGCCGGCTGCGGGGGCAAGATCTCCGACCGCTACTACCTGCTGGCGGTGGACAAACAGTGGCACATGCGCTGCCTCAAGTGCTGCGAGTGCAAGCTCAACCTGGAGTCGGAGCTCACCTGTTTCAGCAAGGATGGAAGCATCTACTGCAAGGAAGACTACTACAG GCGGTTCTCTGTGCAGCGCTGCGCCCGCTGCCACCTAGGCATCTCGGCCTCGGAGATGGTGATGCGAGCTCGGGACTTGGTTTATCACCTCAACTGCTTCACGTGCACTACGTGTAACAAGATGCTGACCACGGGAGACCACTTCGGCATGAAGGACAGCCTGGTCTACTGCCGCTTGCACTTCGAGGCGCTGCTGCAGGGCGAGTACACCGCGCACTTCAACCACGCGGATGTGGCAGCCGCAGCGGCGGCAGCTGCCGCGGCCAAGAGCGCGGGGTTGGGTGCAGCCGGGGCCAACCCTCTGGGTCTTCCCTACTACAATGGCGTGGGCACGGTGCAGAAGGGGCGGCCGAGGAAGCGCAAGAGCCCCGGGCCCGGGGCGGACCTGGCGGCCTACAACGCTG CCCTGAGCTGCAACGAGAACGATGCGGAGCACCTGGACCGCGACCAGCCGTACCCGAGCAGCCAGAAGACGAAGCGCATGCGCACCTCCTTCAAGCACCACCAGCTTCGGACCATGAAGTCTTACTTTGCCATTAACCACAACCCCGACGCCAAGGACTTGAAGCAGCTCGCGCAAAAGACGGGCCTCACCAAGCGGGTCCTCCAG GTCTGGTTTCAGAACGCCCGGGCCAAGTTCAGGCGCAACCTTTTACGGCAGGAAAACACTGGCGTGGACAAGTCGACGGAGGCGGCGCTGCAGACGGGGACGCCGTCAGGACCGGCCTCGGAGCTGTCCAACGCCTCGCTCAGCCCCTCCAGCACGCCCACCACCCTCACAGACTTGACTAGCCCCACCCTGCCGACTGTGACATCCGTCTTAACTTCTGTGCCTGGCAACCTGGAGGGCCACGAGCCTCACAGCCCCTCGCAAACGACTCTTACCAACCTTTTCTAA